aGGGGAAACAGAAACAACTCAGGACAAAACAAAGCCACGAGGCGAGAAGCACAGTCaaatctttttcccttccccaccacTCGCCATGGGACAGCCAGCCACGATCGTGAGAAATCCAGCCAGGAGCATGCCCAGGGATacccctgctccatcccagtcAGAGGAATAAGCATCCCTGCGCTGCTCAGGGAATTAGGGACAAGGGGAGCAGGATGACAGAAGTTATCAGACCCTTGCCTGGGTCTCTCTGTGCGCAGATCTGGCCAACTGCAAACTGATGACCTTCCCCGTTGGAATCTACAAAGCCATGAGGAGCGTCACCGAGGGCATCCATCGCATCTCCCTGGCCAACAACGAGCTCAAGTCCATCACCGGCCGATTCGTCACCACCTTCAGCCAGCTGACAGGTAAGGGACAGCCACTTCCAATCCTCTGGGACACTCCAGGAgcccccaggctgctgcagagggggcAAAGCACCCAAGAGTCTCCTCTGAGCTCACACCTCATTGCGAGCGTTAGTTCAGACCcccaaaaatccatttttccgTATACCTTCTGCCCCCTGAAGGCCGAGGGCGCTGGTTCTGCACTCACCCAGCCTTCCAAAGTGGTATCAGGCTGCTGCGGGGTCACTCATCaccctccagctccctccaaGGATGGGGCTGAGGATGGACGAGGACAGGAAATGCAGCTTGGGGATAACAACGGGGCATGGCAGAGACGGGGCAATCCAGGCTATGCTGACTAATTAGTCCTCATCATGAGAAATCGGTGAGTTAATCACCGCAGGAGATGGGAGCGATCGTCGGcaccacagggacacctccctgcGGAGCCCAGAGAGTGCAGCCCGAGGCTAATCCGCTAAAAAAGGGCCATGCAAGCATCCAGAGCATCCAGTACCACGGTATTGAACCCTGAGGACGGCgctggggatgctctggcagcttctaaaaatcaattttgttCCTCCATCGTACCCCACAAATGCCACCGTGGTGTGTGCCTGGGGAGGCTTCCCTTGTTCTGGAGCCGGAGCATCATCTGTGAGAACACCCCTAGGCTGGGGAAAGGAAACACGTCGAGCATAGGAaatcaattttcattttctagacAGCACAACAAGccctgaaggggaaaaaatgaccTTGTTTCCCAGCAAGGGCTTTGCTCCACCAGTGAACCGATCACTCCGGTGATGAAATGCGCTGGGTCTCAGCAGGAACAGatgccccagggctggggacagcctgaATAAGGCAGGACCTATAAATACCTGGTATTagcaggggcagggctgctTGTGTGGGTATTTATAGTGCAGAAAGCCCTGTGTCACTGGAGAAGGGCGCTGGGACAGCGGGATTTGGGTTCTGTCCCCAGAAGTGTGGCCCCACAGGAGCTCATTTCTGgggcaggaaggcaggatgGACGGGCAAACTGtgaaaaatagatatttttcaCATCTAAAGACTTTTCATCCACCATTCCTTTATTCCTCAGAAGGGCTTCAGGCACATGAATATAGAGAGCTAGCATTAAGCCATGACAAATGTCCATTGGGGAGGAAATTTCACTGACTTGATGAGGAActattccttatttttttacagatcCTGCTTGCAAAAGGCTGCTCAATTTCATTAGGAAAGCCTGAGGAAGCCAACAAAAACATCACTCCTAAATGTGGTATTCCCAGCAGGCAAATCTAGAACGGCAACCACggaaaatagcaaaaaaagaaaaaaaaaaagctcaattTATGGAGCTGAAATCCCACTGATGGCTGTAAATCAAGCCgtgcattaattatttttttcccatcttttccccTTCATCTCacaacctcttttctttcttcccagaGCTCAACCTGGCAGGGAATTACCTGCACCGCCTGCCTGAGGAAatcacctccctgctgcaccTCCGGGCCATCGACCTCTCCCGCAACAGATTCCGGCGTTTCCCAGAGCCCCTGGCCACCATCCCCGCCCTGGAGACCATCGACCTGGAAGAGAACGAGATTGCAGGTGAGGAGGAGCTTCTTCCCACTGGAAGAAAGGTGATTTAGCATCACCCCTTGGGGTGATGCTGAATAATCAGAGAATAGTCATGCTTAGCCATTTGGCCTTCCCGGTGTTTTCATCGCTTCCAAGGGAAAAGTCTGGCACTTCCAGCTGGGCTGACCCAGAATCCAcagattttgttaaaaaaaatagagttaaTTGCAGAGCCAAGTCCCCCACTCCTTCTTACTGCCAAGCTAAGCAAGGACATGAGCCCACCTGAACATTTCCCAGAGCAAACAGGAGCTGTTTAACACTACAAAATCCCctaaaaattgaattaaatgaaTGATAAGAGGCGCTCATCCCTCAGCCTTGCAACGGCAGGAAAATCTTTTCATGTGCAAAAAGCTGAAGGCTTTGGAGTCTCCAAAAGCTGGGCAAAAGGGGCAGCTGTTGTACACAGataaaaagggatttatttaGGAGGCAGCTTTCAAAGAGCCCgggctggagcatcccacaGCCCCCACAGGCCCCCAGGGAGGCGAATTTCGGAGTTCACtcaattttgttgttttatctGGGAtggcttcagctgctgctgggaaagctgctcccTGCAACACGAGGTTTATTGACAGCCTCACATCAGCTGCTCCCCGGCTGTGCCTCGTAGAAACACTGGAATTAAAAACTGCTTCCTCAGGAGCCAgagaaagacacattttttcttcactctctttttctctctcacctCCCGGAGAGAGCTGTCTCACTTTTAGTTCCTTCCATCACTTTTTGAGTTTAATTGGCTGATTTCAATCCGACCTGGTCTCCAAACAGCATTTTCCCTGCTTGTTTTGTGCAAGCAGGATGCTGGAAGGAGGGAACACAGCTTTTTGGTGCCTaaaaagcagggaggaaaggtTGCATCCAGGGTTGCACCCAGCTGGATTGATGCTGGGTTGGGAGGAGAACCGGGCTGCCAGGTTTGCTCACCTCCCACCAGGCTCCCCTCGGCTGGGAGGTGTCCTCCAGGTgttggggaaaacaaaagcagagggaaattTAACAATTTCAAGCCAAAATGTTGTAGGGATACGTCCTAGTGGTGCACACGACGCTGTCTGGCTGCAGAAATGGGTGATGGGAGCTTATTTTACACAATTTCTGGAAAGGGAAGAGGTAGAAACCAGAAAGCCAGGGGGGTTTCAGcccatttttttccaaggaaacaaaaagctgGGAAATCACACTGCTCCTACCAGTGCTTCCCAAACAGGTCCCAGGCTCCCCTGCACCTGAGCTTGTGTTTGTAAGGTTGCAGATCCCCTGGTTTGTGGTGCTGTGCCTATGTTGGTTCTGCCTGTCCTCCTCTGCcatcccagggatgctggagaggctcctgccagggctgcaaaCACGATTTAAAAGCTCCTGCTGAAAGGGCTGAGTGACCTCCTAAGATACATTGACATATTGAGCTGGAGGTGGTTGGTAGGTAATGTTTTCCATAGGGAAACAGGAGTGAAAAGAGATTAATTAATGCCTGCCTGGAGGCTGTGGGCTCTGTGAAAGGAGACATTTAGTGCCACAAGCCACCCTTTTCATCTAAATAAGCTCTTCACCCTGGCCTGTAATTATGTGTATATTACTGTCAGTGCTTTTAACTCTTTCCCTGATAATTAGAGTTATATCAAATCAGCATTTTAAGCTCCACAAATCCATGGGGATGTTTTGGTGCCTGGAGCTTCAGCTTCTCTTTCCCTTATTCCTTGATTAATGGTTTAATAGGGATGATGTTGAGACTGCTGCCAAGGCTGGGGAGGTCACTGCTGGGGGCAACTGTGGTTAATTTTGTCCTCCTGAGAATGTGGAGATGGGATAAAGGGGGATGGTTTCAAACCCAaagcagggttagatgggatattgggaagaaattcttccctttgagGGCGATGAGACACTGACACAGAGACGCTGTGGGTTCCTGCAcgtgtccaaggccaggttggaggggGCTTacagcaacctgggatagtggaaggagtccctgccTCCATCCAGGGATGAGCattaaggtccctcccaacccagaGCATCCCACTTACTGTCACATTCTGCTTTAATCATGTAAAAGccttttccctccctgtttTTGCTTGGCTGGTGGAGCCAGCATGAATAATTCAGGCTCAAATGCAAGTGTCTCATCCATGGGGAAGGCAACAAGTGATGCTCTGGGTGGTTTTTAGAGGAATTTGTGGCTCTCAGGGCACAACCCTACAGGCTGCATTGTGtgccctgcctgtcccttcATGCCAGAGGTGAGTCACAGCTCCTTACCTGGAACTCAGGTGCAGAGCTGACCTGGGAAAGTCTTGGTCCCCCAAACACTTTACTAAACTCCCTAATTTAAGCAAAATGGGTGAAAGCACTTTAAACTTTATCATGCTGCCTAAGAGGATGATTAAACTTCTTGTTCTTCACTTCAGCAGACGATGATTAAATAGGAAgatctatgaaaaaaaaataaatattacttttgTGCTtcgagggaaaaaaaaaaccaacaaaagccGAGCAAAATGGTACAGGGGAATAGCAATGAACAAATCCACCATGAAGaagagttattaaaaaaattcatgtgAAGCTCTGCCTGATGAGATGTGCACTCCTAGGGAATTTGTGTATGGAAAATAGCACTGTTTTCTGGAGgcaaaagaggggaaaaaaacaaaggcattgAAGTGTTTGAGTCTTTTTCTAGCATAAAATAAGTTTCATGGTTTTAAAATCACATAATCATCTACCAGACACAATTACAACACTGCAgttctgctccaggagctgggatatAAAAGGCTCTTGTGATTTTGGCGTccaaatgaaaaaggaattgGTTTAGGTAAATCAGACAGGTGGGCTTTGCAAGCCCAAAATATTGTGAATTGCAGCAAAACCTATCACCTTTTAATGAGCTTAATGGGTTAGGTTTTCATATCAGTCTCCTCCTTCAGCTCTCAGTGAATTCACATTGGGACCATCCAGCTGAGCTgcaccctttttttttaatacaaagttTGTTAATGCAATATTTTCTAAAGGACAGCACCCAAATCCATGGAAATTGCAAAATAGAAGGGTGCCTGTTGATGGCTGAGAGCCATTTTGCAGCCTGTCCAACAAGGGCAAAGACCACGTGCTCTCCTGTCAGCTTGGAGAGGGCTCCTGGGCATTGCAACACCAGGGATAAAATCAGGGAATAAGTCCTTGAATCCCAATTTAGTGtcccagcaggactgggagaaCTGAAGGGCAGTGCCCACGTTGGATATCTTGGTGTCTGCACCTTGCTGACACATtccatagaatcacaggatcatttaggttggaaaagacctcaaaaaCCATCAAGTCCAACCGATAACCATTTGCCTGAGCAGATggataaattaatatttcaccGCCTTCCTGCTTTGATCAAAGCAGATCATCAAGAAGAGCTTTCATCCCTTCCACCCCTCCAGGACAGATTCTCACCTCCATGCTCTCTTTCCAGAGGTGCCCATGGATAAATTGGCCTCCATGGCGTTGCTGCGGAGCCTCAACCTGCGGGCGAACCCCGTCGGCCCCGAGGTGCGGCTGCTGGTCCGGCCCCTCGTTCCCTTCGAcctgctgctgtctccagaGGAGCCCATCCCTAAAGCCTGACAGGATCCCAGGGTGCCCAAGCTGTCCCAAGAGTGGTCCCACGAGAGTGGTTTGGCTTAGGTCAGTCCCTGCTATGCCCCTGTTTCTGTCCCAAACCCGAGCGAGTGCCTCgtttttcctaaattaaaagcaagcagCGGGGCTCCCCCGTGAAGGGATGGCTCTGCCAAGTCCCAAGCCAGGATATCTCCTGCTTATGTGTTTTTGGGgatgcagaggagctgcaagAGGAGCTGGGGGGAGATCTGGATGTTCACCCTCCCAGCTGGGTGCtggtggggagcagctgagatAGTGGAGGGCATCCCTGTGGCTGTAAGGGTTCTCCCTGGAATTGCTGACGTGGTGGTGTGCCAAGTGCCTGATTAAATGCTTTCCTGTTTCATCAGGGGGTTTGTATCTGATTAAATTCGAATTACCAGTCCTGTCCTTAAAGAAGCCCCTTCTcacagctgctcactgcagcctccagctggaTCCTCACAGACCCAAGCAgtatttccctggaaaaatcctTGTTTTCCAAGGAATTCTTGTTCCCTTCTGTTTTTTCACCGTGGAAACCAGTGCCACCCAATGCCAGTGGGTCCCCACAGGCTGCTCACCCTGTGGGTGTCCCCAGAAGTGTGCATCCACCTCTTGGGTGCTGTAGTTCCTCGAGCTGTGCTGATTCCCTTCCCAGGAAGAAATATCCTGGAGAAAGTGGCTTCTCAGTGGCAGGGAGGCCACTTCCAAGCACATCCATGTCCCTTAGCAGCTGGCTGcctgcaaaaaaaacctcaaaaactcCTGGGAGAAACCCCAGGTGTTATCTCAAAACGCCTTGTTTAAACATCTCCCTTGTTTGTTCCTTTGGGTATTTAACGGGCAAACACTTCCCAATGCTCCATGCGGGCTGGGGACCGCCAGGAATTGTAAATCCTGTAAACATTTAACTTCTAGGCTTGCCAAACTTTGGTAAAAGATTATGGTAAGAGATGCTGGGcgtgctggaggagctggggttAAGTGGAGGAGCCTGGAGCCAGGACCAGCATCCCTAAACATCGTGTtgcttttccctgcctgtggaTTCATGGATGTGGGATCTCCCCACTCGTCTTGAAGCTCCTGGCATATTTTCCTCCCGGGATGGACAGGAGAGCTGTCGGGAACACCGGCCATCAGCTGCCAGCATCAGTGTGGGGACCTCGGCGGCAGCGAGGGGACAGAGAGCCGGACTCTCCCTAGGGACCGaaccttctcccttccctctccttgcCCCGCGTGGGCTGCCCGCCCCCGCGCTGCCTCATCCGCGGGGGGCTGCGTGCGGGTCCCCCGGTATCCATGGCGATGGGAGGCTGTTTCCCCCCGCGCCCCCTCCCCTTCTCCGCTGCAGCCGGCGAGCAGCCGCAACCGGAGCGGCGGCACCGGAGCTCCGGAGCGGGCGGGAGGGACGGGGGCGAGCTGCGCCCTCTCCCCGGGCAGCCCATCGCCTCCGGCGGTAGCTCCTGCACGGCAGCGATGCAGCCCCCGGAGCCGGGTCGGGCCGGAGGAGGTGAGTGCCAAGAGCTGATTGATTTTATCACACCAAAAAGCTATCCACCCCTCATCCCGCTATTCCATCAGACCAGCCTTTCCCTGCGGTGGTTTCCCACAGCCAGGAAAGGAGGCGGGTGGTCCATCGCCCCCTGTCCGGTACCCCCCATCCCCCTGTCACCACGTCCGAGATGTCAGTGCTGAACTGAGGATGcctgcatccatccatccatccatccatccatccatccatccagcaCCAACCCGGGTGCTCAGCAGccccttattttcctttccccatctTCCACCTGGCTTCTAAAACCACCTCCAAATCCATAGGACACTAACCTCCTGCTCATGCTGCACTGCAGCCCCAAAAGATAAAGTCCAGTGAAGTTTTAGGCTTAATGTCACAGGTTTTGGGTAATCTCATCACAGTCTTTGTCATTATTCCTGCTTACAAAGCTGGTTCACGTATCTGATAGAATCTTGCCCCCGCCCCCGATCCCGCTACTCCCTTGCCTCTCCAAGAGGCTCCTTCTCCTGCGTGGGCTGCAAACCACCCCCAGCGCCTTTCTGAATCCCCACTGGAAATGTCTTGCCCAAATCCTGcgcccagggctggggagttAGGGGCTGGATAGGGCCGGAATCCTGAGGAAGACGGTGGTCCCTGTGGCTGGGAAAAGCATCTCGGCTGGCGAGCTGAGCACcaggcacagggatggggggatgctccagctgcCCATCACACAGCGGCTTTGCAGGGCTGTCCTACAGGCGCTTAATGCTAAAACGTGCCTTTCCTCGCCTCACCACTGCAGCCTGGATTCTCCCGGAGTCGGTC
The sequence above is a segment of the Parus major isolate Abel chromosome 6, Parus_major1.1, whole genome shotgun sequence genome. Coding sequences within it:
- the LRRC20 gene encoding leucine-rich repeat-containing protein 20; this encodes MHKRMGEAVARVARKVNDTVENKADSLDLANCKLMTFPVGIYKAMRSVTEGIHRISLANNELKSITGRFVTTFSQLTELNLAGNYLHRLPEEITSLLHLRAIDLSRNRFRRFPEPLATIPALETIDLEENEIAEVPMDKLASMALLRSLNLRANPVGPEVRLLVRPLVPFDLLLSPEEPIPKA